The Cucurbita pepo subsp. pepo cultivar mu-cu-16 chromosome LG08, ASM280686v2, whole genome shotgun sequence genome contains a region encoding:
- the LOC111801035 gene encoding uncharacterized protein LOC111801035, whose protein sequence is MMPPELQSRSFRPHISASTSAPSFSSIGNGSPYDQNPSAYLDRHGFSSSSSSVSSPSRSFKNSRFSPSSFIYNPRIAIALVPSAAFLLDLGGTPVIVTLTIGLMISYILDSLNFKPGAFFGVWFSLVFSQIAFFFSSSFNLTFNSIPLAILAAFLCAETNFLIGAWASLQFKWIQIENPSIVLALERLLFACVPFAASALFTWATISAVGMLNASYYLMGFNCIFYWLYSIPRLSSFKNKQEAKFHGGEIPADNLILGPLESCIHTLNLLFVPLLFHIASHHSVVFSSAASICDLLLLFFIPFVFQLYASTRGALWWVTKNANQLHSIRVANGAVALVVVVICLEIRVVFHSFGRYIQVPPPLNYLLVTTTMLGGAAGAGAYVMGMVSDAFSTVAFTALAVIVSAAGAIVVGFPVMFLPLPSVAGFYLARFFTRKSLSSYFAFVFLGSLMIMWFVMHNYWDLNIWLAGMSLKSFCKLIVADAVLALAVPGLAILPSKVQFLTEACLIGHALLLCNIENRFLSYSSIYYYGLEDDVIFPSYMVIVTTFVGLVLVRRLSVDNRIGPKAVWVLSCLYASKLAMLFITSKSVVWVSAILLLAVSPPLLLYKDKSRTASKMKAWQGYAHAGVVALSVWFFRETIFEALQWFNGRPPSDGLLLGCCIFVAGLACIPIVALHFPHVLSAKRCLVLVVATGLLFIMMQPPIPLSWTYRSDLIRAARQSSDDISIYGFVASKPTWPSWLLILAILLTLAAITSVLPIKYITEFRVLYSIAMGIALGIYISAEYFLQAAALHILIVVTMVCASVFVIFAHFPSASSTRLLPWVFALLVALFPVTYLLEGQVRLKSILGDDSVRDMGEEEQMISTLLAVEGARTSLLGLYAAIFMLIALEIKFELASLMREKTSERGGIRHTKSGESGIGSLNTRTRFMQQRRASSLSTFTIKRMTAEGAWMPAVGNVATVMCFAICLILNVNLTGGSNYAIFFLAPILLLLNQDSDFVAGFGDKQRYFPVTAVISAYLVLTAMYNIGEDVWHGNAGWGLDIGGPDWIFAVKNLALLVLTFPSQILFNRFVWSFTKHTDSTPLLTVPLNLPSAIMTDVLKVRILGILGIIYSLAQYVISRQQYVSGLKYI, encoded by the exons ATGATGCCGCCGGAGCTCCAGTCCCGTTCGTTTCGTCCTCACATCTCCGCCTCCACTAGTGCCCCCTCCTTCTCCTCCATCGGCAATGGCAGCCCCTACGACCAAAACCCTAGTGCCTATCTCGATCGTCAcggtttttcttcttcctcttcttcagtTTCCTCTCCCTCCAGATCTTTCAAGAATTCTCGATTCTCGCCTTCTTCCTTCATCTACAACCCTCGTATTGCCATTGCCCTTGTTCCCTCTGCTGCCTTCCTTCTTGACCTTGGCGGCACCCCCGTTATTGTGACATTGACTATCGGCCTTATGATTTCTTATATCCTTGATTCCCTCAATTTCAAGCCTGGTGCGTTTTTTGGTGTTTggttttctcttgttttttctcagattgctttcttcttcagcTCCTCTTTTAATCTCACTTTCAACTCTATTCCTCTCGCGATCCTCGCTGCTTTCCTTTGCGCCGAGACCAATTTCTTGATTGGTGCCTGGGCTTCGCTTCAGTTCAAGTGGATTCAGATCGAAAACCCCTCTATCGTCCTTGCTCTCGAGCGCCTCTTGTTCGCTTGTGTGCCGTTTGCTGCTTCCGCTCTGTTTACTTGGGCGACCATATCGGCCGTTGGCATGCTCAATGCTTCTTATTATCTCATGGGCTTCAATTGCATCTTCTACTGGCTTTATTCTATTCCTCGGCTGTCGTCGTTCAAGAACAAGCAAGAAGCGAAGTTTCATGGTGGAGAGATCCCTGCCGATAATTTGATACTTGGTCCTTTGGAGAGCTGCATTCACACCTTGAATCTTTTATTTGTCCCTCTACTCTTCCACATTGCATCTCATCACTCGGTGGTATTTTCTTCCGCTGCTTCCATTTGTGATTTGctgcttttatttttcattccatTTGTCTTTCAACTGTATGCGTCGACGAGGGGTGCACTTTGGTGGGTCACTAAAAATGCCAATCAGCTGCACAGTATTCGGGTCGCTAATGGCGCTGTCGCATTAGTTGTTGTAGTTATCTGTTTGGAAATTAGAGTTGTTTTCCACTCCTTTGGGCGCTACATTCAGGTGCCACCGCCGTTGAATTACCTTCTTGTGACTACAACTATGCTTGGAGGGGCAGCAGGAGCTGGTGCTTATGTTATGGGTATGGTTTCGGATGCTTTTAGCACTGTGGCGTTCACTGCTTTGGCTGTGATAGTTAGTGCAGCCGGAGCAATTGTAGTGGGATTTCCAGTAATG TTCCTTCCACTGCCATCTGTGGCTGGTTTTTATCTGGCTCGGTTCTTTACAAGGAAGAGTTTGTCATCTTACTTTGCTTTTGTCTTCCTTGGGAGCTTAATGATCATGTGGTTTGTGATGCATAATTACTGGGATCTAAATATTTGGCTGGCTGGAATGTCCCTCAAGTCTTTCTGCAAACTCATTGTGGCTGATGCGGTGCTTGCCTTGGCTGTTCCTGGTCTAGCCATATTACCGTCGAAAGTTCAGTTTTTGACTGAAGCCTGTTTGATTGGCCATGCTTTATTACTATGTAACATTGAGAATCGTTTTCTAAGTTACTCCAGCATATATTATTATGGCCTTGAGGATGATGTGATTTTCCCAAGCTATATGGTTATTGTGACAACATTTGTAGGCTTGGTCCTGGTACGTAGACTCTCTGTTGATAACAGAATTGGACCAAAAGCTGTTTGGGTTCTCAGTTGCCTGTATGCTTCAAAGCTGGCAATGCTGTTTATTACTTCCAAGTCTGTTGTATGGGTGTCTGCTATTCTCCTACTAGCAGTTTCACCCCCATTGCTCCTTTACAA GGATAAATCAAGAACAGCCTCCAAAATGAAGGCTTGGCAAGGTTATGCACATGCTGGCGTGGTTGCTCTATCAGTGTGGTTTTTCCGTGAAACGATATTTGAAGCTCTTCAATGGTTCAACGGGAGGCCCCCATCAGATGGTTTGCTTTTAGGGTGCTGTATTTTTGTGGCAGGGTTGGCTTGCATACCTATAGTCGCTCTCCACTTTCCTCATGTCCTg TCAGCGAAGAGATGCTTAGTGCTAGTTGTGGCAACTGGTTTGCTATTTATCATGATGCAGCCACCAATTCCCTTGTCTTGGACATACCGTTCTGATCTTATTAGAGCAGCTCGTCAGTCTTCTGATGATATTTCCATCTACGGCTTTGTTGCCTCAAAACCTACCTGGCCATCTTGGCTGCTTATTTTAGCAATTCTGCTCACTCTTGCAGCTATTACGTCCGTATTgccaattaaatatattactgAGTTTAGAGTATTATACTCCATAGCTATGGGTATTGCACTCGGCATTTACATATCTGCCGAGTACTTCCTTCAGGCAGCTGCCCTGCACATCCTTATAGTTGTCACCATGGTTTGTGCTTCGGTGTTTGTGATCTTTGCTCATTTTCCATCTGCTTCAAGTACAAGGCTCTTACCTTGGGTGTTTGCGCTGCTTGTTGCTCTGTTCCCTGTGACATACCTTTTGGAAGGGCAAGTAAGGTTAAAAAGCATCTTAGGAGATGACAGTGTTAGAGATATGGGAGAGGAAGAGCAGATGATCTCAACACTATTAGCTGTTGAAGGAGCAAGGACGTCGCTGCTTGGCCTTTATGCAGCAATCTTTATGCTAATTGCACTGGAAATAAAGTTTGAACTTGCATCTCTCATGCGAGAGAAAACTTCTGAAAGGGGTGGAATTAGACACACAAAATCCGGTGAAAGTGGCATTGGTAGTCTTAACACGAGAACTAGATTTATGCAACAACGACGGGCTTCTTCATTGTCGACATTCACCATCAAGCGAATGACAGCAGAAGGAGCATGGATGCCAGCGGTTGGAAATGTTGCTACAGTGATGTGTTTTGCTATATGCTTAATTTTGAATGTCAATCTCACAGGTGGTTCAAACTATGCTATATTTTTTCTGGCTCCGATCTTGCTGCTTTTGAACCAGGACTCAGATTTCGTTGCCGGATTTGGGGACAAGCAAAGGTATTTCCCCGTTACAGCAGTGATATCAGCATACTTGGTCCTCACTGCGATGTAC
- the LOC111801032 gene encoding T-complex protein 1 subunit theta-like: MGFQLPSHGIQSMLKEGHKHLSGLDEAVLKNIDACKQLSTITRTSLGPNGMNKMVINHLDKLFITNDAATIVNELEVQHPAAKILVLAGKAQQEEIGDGANLTISFAGELLQNAEELIRMGLHPSEIISGYTKGINKTIEVLNELVEKGSENMDVQNKEQVISRMKAAVASKQFGQEDFICSLVADACIQVCPKNPQNFNVDNVRVAKLLGGGLHNSSVVRGMILKSDAVGSIKRIEKAKVAVFVGGVDTSATETKGTVLIHTAEELQNYAKTEEAKVEELIKAVADSGAKVIVSGAAVGEMALHFCDRYKLMVLKISSKFELRRFCRTTGAVAMLKLSQPNPDDLGHVDSVSVEEIGGARVTVVKNEEGGNSIATVVLRGSTDSILDDLERAIDDGVNTYKAMARDSRIVPGAAATEIELARRVKEFSFKETGLDQYAIAKFAESFEMVPKTLSENAGLNAMEIISSLYAEHASGTTRVGIDLEEGACKDVSTMNIWDLHITKLFALKYAADAACTVLRVDQIIMSKPAGGPRRGQQPAGMDED, translated from the exons ATGGGTTTCCAGCTGCCGTCTCATGGAATTCAATCCATGCTTAAAGAGGGTCACAAGCATCTCTCCGGCTTGGATGAGGCTGTTCTCAAGAACATTGACGCCTGCAAACAGCTCTCCACTATTACTCGAACATCTCTTGGTCCCAATG GAATGAATAAGATGGTAATTAATCATCTAGACAAGCTTTTTATCACAAATGACGCTGCAACAATTGTTAATGAACTAGAGGTACAGCATCCTGCAgccaaaattttggttttagCAGGTAAAGCTCAGCAAGAAGAAATTGGAGATGGAGCTAATCTGACAATTTCATTTGCTGGGGAGCTTTTACAAAACGCTGAAGAGCTCATCAGGATGGGTCTGCACCCTAGCGAAATAATCAGTGGCTACACGAAAGGAATCAATAAG ACTATTGAGGTTTTGAATGAACTAGTGGAGAAGGGTTCAGAGAACATGGATGTTCAAAACAAAGAGCAAGTTATTTCGCGAATGAAAGCTGCTGTTGCTAGCAAGCAATTTGGACAAGAAGATTTTATTTGTTCTCTAGTTGCTGAT GCATGCATTCAAGTATGTCCTAAGAATCCGCAAAATTTCAATGTGGACAATGTTCGAGTTGCAAAGTTATTAGGAGGTGGGTTGCACAATTCTTCAGTAGTGCGCGGCATGATCTTGAAAAGTGATGCTGTGGGAAGTATAAAGCGAATTGAGAAGGCCAAG gtTGCTGTATTTGTTGGTGGCGTTGATACATCTGCAACGGAAACAAAAGGAACAGTATTGATTCACACTGCTGAGGAG CTACAAAACTATGCAAAAACGGAGGAAGCTAAAGTTGAGGAGCTGATAAAAGCAGTTGCAGATTCAGGGGCTAAAGTAATTGTTAGTGGAGCAGCTGTTGGGGAAATGGCTCTACATTTCTGTGACCGCTACAA GCTTATGGTGTTAAAAATTAGCTCAAAGTTTGAGTTGCGGAGATTTTGTCGCACAACTGGTGCTGTAGCCATG TTGAAGCTTAGCCAGCCAAATCCAGATGACTTGGGTCACGTGGACTCTGTCTCAGTTGAAGAAATTGGTGGTGCTAGG GTCACAGTTGTGAAGAATGAAGAGGGGGGCAACTCCATAGCAACAGTTGTGTTACGAGGAAGTACCGATAGTATTCTGGATGATCTTGAAAGGGCAATTGATGATGGAGTTAATACCTACAAA GCAATGGCGAGGGACAGCCGAATAGTACCTGGTGCTGCTGCTACTGAAATTGAGTTGGCTAGAAGAGTGAAGGAGTTCTCTTTTAAAGAAACTgg ATTGGATCAGTATGCCATTGCGAAATTTGCAGAAAGTTTTGAGATGGTACCAAAAACTCTTTCTGAAAATGCTGGGCTAAAtgcaatggagataatatccTCATTGTATGCTGAGCATGCATCCGGAACTACCAGAGTGGGTATAGACTTGGAGGAAGGGGCTTGCAAGGATGTTTCCACGATGAATATCTGGGATCTTCACATTACTAA gTTATTTGCTCTCAAGTATGCTGCTGATGCTGCTTGTACTGTCCTTCGAGTCGACCAG ATTATAATGTCAAAACCAGCAGGAGGTCCCAGGAGAGGACAGCAGCCTGCAGGGATGGACGAGGACTAA
- the LOC111801033 gene encoding uncharacterized protein LOC111801033, translating into MQANLLLGPIPIPISSSSSAIGFYSSLIADSLRRTYSCNPYSKSTNPLPRSTPIVASSSTAIDGDRNHYQVLGVPRAASSKEIKKAFRLLARKYHPDVSKDLRAADAFKSIRHAYEVLANEATRAQYDQALKLQESTERRYRGKWYYSPDFEERSRSYRWAELTQKRQYERDQKYYRYQEDFSHIDEDEEEEEEEEGEEEGSSSSELRSPFVEVLKTTFLSLFLLQTFGSQLSLTFSGVVALFDWKLDVGYKMGHLVAWLLGGRAGVLLAICLSFASWVCGKSSSSVVAVVVVAMWVGSNLARYAPLPQGAVLTLLYMSIKLQADFN; encoded by the exons ATGCAGGCGAATTTGCTATTGGGGCCAATCCCCATCCCcatttcctcttcctcctctgcCATCGGTTTCTACTCCTCTCTCATCGCCGATTCTCTTCGCCGGACTTACTCCTGCAACCCCTATTCCAAATCAACCAATCCCCTTCCTCGATCCACTCCCATCGTCGCTTCTTCGTCCACCGCCATTGACGGCGACCGCAACCATTACCAGGTACTCGGCGTCCCTCGCGCTGCCTCCTCCAAGGAGATCAAGAAAGCTTTTCGTCTGCTCGCACGCAAG TACCATCCCGATGTTAGTAAGGATTTGCGAGCTGCTGATGCCTTCAAGAGCATACGACATGCATATGAA GTATTGGCGAATGAAGCGACAAGAGCTCAGTATGACCAAGCATTGAAGCTTCAAGAAAGTACTGAGAGGCGATACAGAGGAAAGTGGTATTATAGTCctgattttgaagaaagaTCGAGAAGCTATAGATGGGCTGAACTGACGCAAAAGAGACAGTATGAGAGAGATCAGAAATATTACAGATACCAAGAGGATTTTTCCCACattgatgaagatgaggaggaggaggaggaggaggagggggaGGAGGAaggcagcagcagcagcgaACTCAGAAGCCCCTTTGTTGAAGTGCTGAAAACAACATTCTTGTCTTTGTTTCTACTTCAAACGTTCGGCTCCCAGTTGTCCCTGACCTTTAGCGGCGTGGTGGCGTTGTTCGACTGGAAGTTGGACGTGGGGTATAAGATGGGACATCTAGTGGCATGGCTGTTGGGTGGAAGAGCTGGTGTTTTACTAGCCATATGTCTCTCGTTTGCAAGCTGGGTGTGTGGGAAAAGTAGCAGCAGTGTAGTTGCTGTTGTGGTAGTGGCTATGTGGGTGGGATCAAATCTTGCAAGATATGCACCACTTCCTCAAGGGGCTGTTCTCACTCTTCTCTACATGTCCATCAAGCTTCAAGCTGATTTCAACTGA
- the LOC111801034 gene encoding uncharacterized protein LOC111801034 — protein METEVRNQNQRGCKPLEPEVFLQWAKRKRLRCARIKDPEISERLCGGLRKKIESRADRCVVSGSEKERTPLQPNRLTRNSEGVTTLRNGAGTSPSPEKEDRYYATRGSAGAAVVDENGRISTNSNGNSNSKAEERGFVWPKLFIALSSKEKEEDFMAMKGCKLPQRPKKRAKMIQRSLHLVSPGAWLTEMSQERYEVREKKSTKKRPTGLKAMGSMETDSE, from the exons ATGGAGACGGAGGTGAGGAATCAGAATCAGAGAGGTTGTAAGCCTTTAGAACCGGAGGTGTTCTTACAGTGGGCAAAGAGGAAGCGACTGCGATGTGCTAGAATCAAAGACCCTGAGATCTCCGAGCGATTGTGCGGCGGCCTACGGAAGAAAATCGAATCTCGGGCCGATCGCTGTGTGGTTTCTGGTtccgagaaagaaagaacCCCACTCCAACCTAATCGCCTAACTAG GAATTCTGAGGGCGTTACTACGCTGCGTAACGGTGCAGGCACATCCCCGTCGCCGGAGAAGGAGGACCGTTACTACGCCACCAGAGGATCCGCCGGCGCTGCTGTGGTGGATgagaatggaagaatctcAACCAACAGCAACggcaacagcaacagcaagGCGGAGGAAAGAGGGTTTGTTTGGCCAAAGCTGTTTATAGCTCTGTCAAGCaaagaaaaggaggaagaCTTCATGGCCATGAAGGGGTGCAAGCTCCCTCAAAGGCCCAAAAAGAGGGCCAAGATGATTCAGAGAAGCTTACAT CTGGTGAGCCCTGGGGCATGGCTGACTGAAATGAGCCAAGAGAGATATGAAGtgagggaaaaaaagagtACAAAGAAG AGGCCAACTGGGTTGAAAGCCATGGGAAGCATGGAGACTGATTCagaatga